A stretch of Chiloscyllium punctatum isolate Juve2018m chromosome 34, sChiPun1.3, whole genome shotgun sequence DNA encodes these proteins:
- the srrm2 gene encoding LOW QUALITY PROTEIN: serine/arginine repetitive matrix protein 2 (The sequence of the model RefSeq protein was modified relative to this genomic sequence to represent the inferred CDS: inserted 2 bases in 2 codons) — MYNGIGLPTPRGSGTNGYVQRNLSSVRHKKDRVDYKSEEELKKLESGLVKKPNQDILDHXRKRKVELKCIELEDMMEEQGYSEEEIQQKVATFRQMLVEKDGSQGKEEPKARTAVSETHQLAEANERKNERLRXAFGISDSYVDGSSFDPRGGPRRRQRKLSSRSSTAPSVSRSVPDRRRPSGGRRRKLGAGTGQHLRPLTPRRKRRNVPKRKAGLSPNPRVKRNTGLEAPRTNVDPRTRSARGAPATHPHANIGESAVPPLPGVPLRPGVPRRPEAGPGVRRRSPKPPQHLPGAAPRPGWMGRVGQWKGQLGTPLPLAGGHGGHSRQDQRGDQERQVGTPGTDQPRARGRAPLTTRQSSSPGNRQQCHPLRPGRTVGGTRRVVPSSRHSAPGGLTEEGPRREGRSPLGAA; from the exons atGTACAACGGCATCGGGCTCCCCACTCCACGGGGCAGCGGCACCAACGGCTACGTCCAGCGGAACCTGTCCTCGGTCCGGCACAAGAAGGACAGGGTGGACTACAAGTCGGAGGAGGAGCTGAAGAAGCTGGAGTCGGGCCTGGTGAAGAAGCCTAACCAGGACATCCTGGACC GACGCAAGCGCAAGGTGGAGCTCAAGTGCATCGAGCTGGAAGACATGATGGAGGAGCAGGG GTATTCGGAGGAGGAGATTCAGCAGAAAGTGGCTACGTTTCGACAGATGCTAGTAGAGAAGGATGGGAGCCAGGGCAAGGAGGAACCGAAAGCACGGACAGC CGTCAGCGAGACCCACCAGCTGGCGGAGGCCAACGAAAGGAAGAACGAGCGGCTCC CGGCGTTCGGGATCAGCGACAGCTACGTGGATGGCAGCTCCTTCGACCCCAGAGGCGGGCCCAGGAGGCGGCAGAGAAAGCTGAGCAGCAGAAGCAGCACGG CACCGTCCGTGAGCAGGTCCGTTCCCGATCGCCGTCGCCCAAGCGGAGGAAGAAGAAGAAAGCTCGGAGCAGGGACCG GTCAGCATCTCCGTCCACTCACTCCAAGGAGAAAAAGAAGAAACGTTCCAAAAAGAAAAGCAG GTCTCAGTCCAAATCCAAGAGTAAAAAGAAACACAG GTCTAGAAGCCCCAAGAACAAACGTGGATCCAAGGACAAGAAGCGCAAGAG GAGCCCCAGCCACTCATCCCCACGCAAACATCGGAGAGTCCGCAGTTCCTCCGCTTCCCGGCGTTCCTCTTCGTCCCGGAGTTCCTCGCCGCCCCGAAGCAG GTCCAGGAGTCCGCAGACGGTCCCCAAAGCCCCCCCAGCACCTTCCCGGGGCAGCCCCTCGCCCAGGGTGGATGGGGAGGGTCGGCCAGTGGAAGGGCCAGCTGGGGACTCCTCTCCCCCTCGCGGGCGGGCACGGCGGGCACTCCAGACAAGACCAGCGGGGTGACCAGGAGCGGCAAGTGGGAACTCCGGGCACGGACCAGCCAAGAGCAAGAGGGAG GGCTCCACTGACCACTCGCCAGTCCTCAAGTCCAGGCAACAGGCAGCAGTGTCATCCCCTCCGGCCAGGGAGGACGGTGGGGGGGACTCGGCGTGTAGTCCCCTCCTCCCGGCACTCCGCTCCAGGAGGGCTGACGGAAGAGGGACCCAGAAGAGAGGGCCGGAGCCCACTGGGCGCAGCCTGA